The Oxobacter pfennigii genome includes the window GCATTGAGAGATTCCCTCAGTATATTTGACCAGTGCATATCCATGTCCGGAAAGGATATAAAATATCAGGATGTAGTATCCATGTTAGGAATATCAACAGACGAGTATCTGATAAAACTTGCTGATTCCATAGCGGCGGAAGATACTGTTTCATGTATATCCCTCATTGATGAATTGATTATAAACGGTAAGGATGTATATCAATTTATTAAGGATTTTATCATGCATTTCAGAAATTTGATGATATGCAAAATAGGAGATAATGCATCGGATATATTAAATGTATCAGATGAGTTTTTTGGAGAATTTAAAATACAGTCAAAAAAGTTTTCAACAGAAAGCCTGCTTAGGAATATAAATATATTATCAGCTGCTGAAGCCGATGCAAAATGGACGGCACAGCCAAGAATAATTCTTGAAATGGCAGTTCTTCGAATGTGCAGGAAAGAATTAGATACTGATGTGGATGCCTTGCTTGAAAGGATAGAAAGACTTGAGAGTGCATTGAAGGGCAATGCCACAATAGCTCAATCACAGGATACAAAGGAAATCAGAAAGATAGAATCTGAAAAAACGGTAATAAAAGAACCTGTTAGGAAAACTGAAGCGGTAAAAGTTGAAACTATAGAAAATTTACCTGCGGTATCTCTGCAGGACATAGAAAAGAAGTGGAAAGATATATTAAGAGCTATTAGCAATGGAGGCCATAAAAGGTTATACGCCTTTATGCTGGAAGGAAAACCTGCCGGTGTAACAAACAATATTCTTACTATATCTTATGAAAAGAACTATGAATTTCATAAAAGGGGTCTGGAAGAATCAGATAATCGGAAAATAGCCGAAGAATATATTGCTAATGCCTGCGGATGTAAGTTGTATATAAAATGCATTATTAACGATGAGATAGCAGCAGACAAACAGGAAGATGATATAGTACAAAAGGCAATAAGCATATTTGGAGAAGATATGGTAGAAGTTGAAGAATAATATAAATTAATGGTAAAATAATATGGGTTAAGATTAATAATAATGTGCAGGAGGTTTTGATATGAGTAAAGGCGGGTTTCCGGGAGGAGGAAATCTCGGAAATTTATTAAAACAGGCTCAGAGCTTTCAAAAGAAGCTGGAAGAAAAGCAGCAGGAACTGGAAGTAAGAACTGTTGAAGCTTCATCCGGCGGTGGGGCCGTTGTTTGTGTGGCAAATGGAAAGAAACAAATACTTAATATAAAGATAAAAGAAGACGTAGTAGATCCTGAAGATGTAGAAATGCTGGAAGACCTTGTACTTGCGGCTGTAAATGAAGCTCTTAAAAAAGCCGAGGAAATGATAGCAACAGAGATGGGGAAACTTACTCAGGGAGTAAACATACCTAATATATTCTAAACAAAATACATTCTAAAACAAATGCATAGCATTGGCTATGCATTTGTTTTAGAAGTATACTGAATTCAGAGGTGAAAAGATGAATTTTTATCCTGTGCCGGTTGCCAGACTGGTCGAAGAGTTTTCTAAACTTCCGGGGATAGGAAGTAAAACTGCCCAAAGGCTTGCTTTTTTTGTATTGAACATGCCTGAAGACGGAGTTAAGAACCTGGCACATGCAATAGTGGAAGCAAAGCTGAAAATTAAGTACTGCACAATATGCGGCAATCTCACTGATGTTGACCCTTGCTTCATATGCAGGAACACATCCAGGGATGAAAGTTTAATTTGTGTTGTTGAAGAACCCAGGGATGTTATCGCCATGGAAAAAACCAGAGAATTTAAAGGTGTGTATCATGTTTTGCACGGCGCTATATCCCCCATGGAAGGTATAGGGCCTGAAGATATCAGAATTAAGGAATTGATACAAAGAATCGGAAAGGGCAATGTAAAAGAGGTCATAGTTGCGACAAATCCAAATGTTGAAGGGGAAGCAACCGCAATGTATCTTTCAAAGCTTATCAAGCCTTTTGGAGTCAAGGTTACAAGAATAGCTCATGGCATACCTGTAGGCGGAGATTTGGAATACGCCGATGAGGTTACACTGACAAAAGCCCTTGAGGGAAGAAGAGAGATATAAAAGCAATAATACTTATAATTATATAGAATCGGCACGGGGGAATGAATATATTTTCCAGCATATGTCAATAATTAAGAAAGCATTGCTGGGAGGTAAATTTAT containing:
- the dnaX gene encoding DNA polymerase III subunit gamma/tau; the encoded protein is MSYIALYREWRPKTFKEIMGQDHITRTLKNQIQQGRISHAYLFCGTRGTGKTTTSKVFAKAINCLDPKDGEPCGKCEICLGVDAGNLLDVIEMDAASNRRVDDARDLVDNVKMPPYKAKYKVYIVDEVHMLTTEAFNTLLKTLEEPPSYAVFILATTSFEKVPATIVSRCQRFDFKRIRTDDIITRLRIIADDNNISVENKTLSLIARSSDGALRDSLSIFDQCISMSGKDIKYQDVVSMLGISTDEYLIKLADSIAAEDTVSCISLIDELIINGKDVYQFIKDFIMHFRNLMICKIGDNASDILNVSDEFFGEFKIQSKKFSTESLLRNINILSAAEADAKWTAQPRIILEMAVLRMCRKELDTDVDALLERIERLESALKGNATIAQSQDTKEIRKIESEKTVIKEPVRKTEAVKVETIENLPAVSLQDIEKKWKDILRAISNGGHKRLYAFMLEGKPAGVTNNILTISYEKNYEFHKRGLEESDNRKIAEEYIANACGCKLYIKCIINDEIAADKQEDDIVQKAISIFGEDMVEVEE
- a CDS encoding YbaB/EbfC family nucleoid-associated protein, with amino-acid sequence MSKGGFPGGGNLGNLLKQAQSFQKKLEEKQQELEVRTVEASSGGGAVVCVANGKKQILNIKIKEDVVDPEDVEMLEDLVLAAVNEALKKAEEMIATEMGKLTQGVNIPNIF
- the recR gene encoding recombination mediator RecR; translated protein: MNFYPVPVARLVEEFSKLPGIGSKTAQRLAFFVLNMPEDGVKNLAHAIVEAKLKIKYCTICGNLTDVDPCFICRNTSRDESLICVVEEPRDVIAMEKTREFKGVYHVLHGAISPMEGIGPEDIRIKELIQRIGKGNVKEVIVATNPNVEGEATAMYLSKLIKPFGVKVTRIAHGIPVGGDLEYADEVTLTKALEGRREI